The genomic region AATAGCTGCTGTCAATGGATTCGCGTTGGGTGGCGGTTGTGAACTCGCCATGGCTTGCGATATCCGTATTGCAAGCAACAAAGCCAAATTCGGACAGCCGGAAGTGAATCTCGGACTAATTCCCGGTTATGCCGGAACCCAGCGTTTGGCAAGACTTACAAGTCTTGGAAATGCATTAATGATGCTCTATACCGCCGATATGGTTACTGCCGATGACGCACTCAGAATGGGTCTGGTTCAAAAAGTGGTAGAGCCCGAAGCACTGATGACGGAGGTTACAGAGCTTGCAAAGAAAATAATTACGAAAGGACCTCAATCGGTAAAACTTATAAAATACGTTACACGTAAGGGGTTGATGATGGATTTCAACAAAGGCTGTGAACTGGAAGCGGAAAAGTTCGGGACACTTTTTGGCACAGGCAGTGAAGGAGAAGAAGGCATGAAAGCCTTTCTGGAAAAAAGAAAACCTTCGTGGTAAATCAGTAATTACGAATCTGTTTTTAAGGAATCATGTATCGTGGAATTAAGAAAAATCAATAATTATACAATATGACGTACGAAGAAAGATTGCAGAATGTGACGGTACTCGGTGCCGCGGGCAAGATGGGAAGCGGAATTTTACTGCTCACTGCGGTAGAAATGGCCGACCTGAGCCTGAAACCGGAGAACAGCGGAAAAACTTTTGTCCTGAATGCCATGGATGTGTCGCATGCAGGACTGGCGGGGCTGATGCGCTATCTTAAAGTGCAGGTTCTTAAAGTGGCTGAAAAGAAAATAGGGCAGTTGCGTAAAGTCTATGAGAATCGTGCCGACCTCATTGAGAATGGTGAAATCATCGACCAGTACGTCTTTGATGTGATGAATGTTGTAAGACCTGTCACTTCTCTTGAAGCAGCCTATGAGTCAACCCTTATTTTTGAAGCCATTATTGAAAATCAGCCGTTGAAAGTGAAATTGCTTTCGCAGATTGATAACAACAATCCTCATAAACCATGGGTTTTTACAAATACCTCATCGATTCCTATTAAAGAACTCGAAGATCAGGTGAAGCTTGACGGCCGGGTACTCGGTTTTCATTTCTACAATCCTCCCGCAGTGCAGAAACTCGTGGAACTGATTGTGACCGATAAAACAAAACCTGAACTGCTTGAGTTTGCTCATGCGTATGCGAAAAATCTGAAGAAAATCATTGTCCCGTCAAACGACTATGCCGGTTTTATCGGTAACGGACATTTTATGCGCGATGCATTATACGGCATCAATGAAGCATTACGGCTGTCAAAAGAAGTAAGTTTTGCGGAAGCTGTTTACATGGTAAACAAAGTAACACAAGATTACCTGATTCGTCCGATGGGCATCTTCCAGCTGGTTGATTATGTGGGTGTGGACGTGGTCAAATTTATCATGAATGTAATGAATCCGTATCTCAAAGATGAAGACCTGCACAGCCCCTTGCTTGACGAACTCATGGAGTCGGGCGTAAAGGGTGGTCAGAATTCAGACGGCTCGCAAAAAGACGGAATTCTGAAATATGAAAAAGGAAGAGTTGCTGGAGTGTATGATCCTTCAAAGAAACAGTATGTTTCTGTTTCCGATATACAGGCAAAATGCGACGAAAAGCTCGGGAAAGCTGCGGAGTCATTGCTGCCGTGGAAGGCTGTTGTGGGAAGAAAAGATAAGGACGAATATTTCAAAAAGTATTTTACGGAATTAAAATCGCTGAAAACTTTTGGTTCTGAACTCGCATGCCGCTATGCAAACCGTTCAAAAGAAATTGGTGAAAAGCTGGTAAGCGATGGCGTTGCTTTGAAACCAGAAGATGTGAACACTGTACTGCTCACGGGTTTCTTCCATGCGTATGGCCCAATCAACAATTATTTAAATTAAGAGGAGGACACGACAATGCAAAAAATGAGAACAAAGGTTTATATGGCCACCGGATTCAACACCACTTCAATGGGAACGGGACGTAAAGAATTTCATCCCAAAAAGGAGCGTCCCGGTTTGGAATATTACATAAAAGAGGCAGGACAGGGAACGCTGAAAATGATTGGTGGTGCGCAAAATGTGGATGAATGCGTGATTGGGAATTTTATGGCATCACGTTTTAATAAACAGGCACATCTCGGCGCATTCATGGGCCATATTGACGAAGGGTTGCGCTTCATACCATCAACACGCGTTGAAGGTGCTTGCTGCTCAGGTGGTCTGGCACTGATGAACGGTATCCGTTCTGTGCTTGCAGAAACTGCCGATGTGGTGCTGTGCATGGGCGTTGAAGTCCAGAACACCGTCAAAGCAATATATGGTGCGGACATCCTTGCCGGTGCCGGTTGGTTTGCCGAACGCAAAGCCGGACATGCTTATTTTTTCCCGGGGCAGTTCAGCAACAGAGCCGGCGCTTATTACGAAAAATATGGTCGTGAGAATACACGCAAAGCTCTGGCACGCTGGTATCGGAATGCTATTGAAAATGCCCGCCTTTGCCCGACGGCACAGGAATATCATAATACAATCAAAGACCTTGAAGCTACCGGGCTCACCGAACCCAATCCCAAAGGTTTTGTTGATTCACTGAATGTGTTTGATTGCTCAAAAGTTTCGGATGGCGCATCAGCCATTGCTATTATGTCTGAAGCCGGTTTAAAGAAATGCGGTATTGCACTCAAAGATGCTGTTGAAATCAAAGGCTGGGGACATGTTGTGGATGATATCACACGCAAACCTGCTGACCTCACTTCTATGGATACTACTGCAAAGGCCGTTCATGAAGCGATGAAAACTGCCGGCATCACCAAAGAACAGATTGGGACGGTTGAAACACATGACTGCTTTACGATTGCCGGTATCATGGCTGTTGAGGCCATCGGATTTGCAGAACACGGCAAAGGTCCCGATTTTGTACTTGCCGGAAATACGGCACGCGATGGTAAAGTGCCGTTCAACACTACCGGCGGACTGATTGGCTGGGGGCACCCAACGGGCGCTACAGGAGTGCATCAGGCAGTAACCATTTGGGAACAGCTCACCGGAAAAACAGGGGATGCCCAAATTAAAATCGATCCTCAGCGTCCTTACGGATTATCGGTAAATATGGGCGGCGATGATAAAACACTCGTTTCTATCGTTTATAAGAAAGCGGAATAAATATTATTTTTCTTTACAGAAGGCCCGTCAATAAAGAGACGGGCTTTTTTTTTGAAAATATTTTCATAAGTGATTGGGGGTTTTTTGTTTGATTCCGTCTTCATAGCAGAACAAAAACTTCTGAACATGAAAACACGCCTGGTAACACTTCTCATTTTACTTTTAATAATTCAGACTTCTAAGAGTAGCGCAGACAATGACTCAACACTTACAAGACGATTTCAAATCTCTTTCATTTCGCCTGTTTCCACAAATGGTATGGAATGCGGACGTTGTGTGAACAATTTTTCGTTGAACATGTTTCTTGGATTTTCTTCCGGTACAGAAGGTCTTGAAATCGGCGGATTTGCAAATATCAATAAGCATAATACCAAAGGATTTCAGATTGCCGGCTTTACGAATTATTCGGGTGGAACACTCAATGGTTTTCAGATTGCCGGTTTCGGGAACATTGTTGCCGACTCCTCGAATGGATTTCAGGCAGGCGGTTTCGGATGTTATACCGGACGCTCACTCAAAGGAATTCAGTTGGGTGGCAACAGTTGTGTAACGCTCCGGAATCTTGACGGTATGCAGATTGGCGGATTAGCCAATTATGCAGGCAGTGTTAAAGGAGCACAGATTACGGGTTTTGCAAATGCCTGCATAGGTAAGCTGGATGGCTTTCAGGTTGCGGGTTATGTGAACTATGCCGACACAATGAAAGGTGCACAGATTGCCGGTTTTGCAAATGTTTCAAAGAAGTATGTAAAGGGTATTCAGATTAGCGGTTTCTTCAATTATGCCCGTAATATCAAAGGGACACAGATTGGTATTGTGAATATTGCCGATAGCGTGAAAGGCGTTAGCAT from Bacteroidota bacterium harbors:
- a CDS encoding 3-ketoacyl-CoA thiolase — translated: MRTKVYMATGFNTTSMGTGRKEFHPKKERPGLEYYIKEAGQGTLKMIGGAQNVDECVIGNFMASRFNKQAHLGAFMGHIDEGLRFIPSTRVEGACCSGGLALMNGIRSVLAETADVVLCMGVEVQNTVKAIYGADILAGAGWFAERKAGHAYFFPGQFSNRAGAYYEKYGRENTRKALARWYRNAIENARLCPTAQEYHNTIKDLEATGLTEPNPKGFVDSLNVFDCSKVSDGASAIAIMSEAGLKKCGIALKDAVEIKGWGHVVDDITRKPADLTSMDTTAKAVHEAMKTAGITKEQIGTVETHDCFTIAGIMAVEAIGFAEHGKGPDFVLAGNTARDGKVPFNTTGGLIGWGHPTGATGVHQAVTIWEQLTGKTGDAQIKIDPQRPYGLSVNMGGDDKTLVSIVYKKAE
- a CDS encoding enoyl-CoA hydratase-related protein; the encoded protein is MDYSILKITIAEGIATVVISRPEAMNALNTLFFTELNAFLDDAAGNSGIKIIILTGEGKAFVAGADIAEMVNKNSAEGTAFSKVGQDTFARLENIDIPVIAAVNGFALGGGCELAMACDIRIASNKAKFGQPEVNLGLIPGYAGTQRLARLTSLGNALMMLYTADMVTADDALRMGLVQKVVEPEALMTEVTELAKKIITKGPQSVKLIKYVTRKGLMMDFNKGCELEAEKFGTLFGTGSEGEEGMKAFLEKRKPSW
- a CDS encoding 3-hydroxyacyl-CoA dehydrogenase family protein — encoded protein: MTYEERLQNVTVLGAAGKMGSGILLLTAVEMADLSLKPENSGKTFVLNAMDVSHAGLAGLMRYLKVQVLKVAEKKIGQLRKVYENRADLIENGEIIDQYVFDVMNVVRPVTSLEAAYESTLIFEAIIENQPLKVKLLSQIDNNNPHKPWVFTNTSSIPIKELEDQVKLDGRVLGFHFYNPPAVQKLVELIVTDKTKPELLEFAHAYAKNLKKIIVPSNDYAGFIGNGHFMRDALYGINEALRLSKEVSFAEAVYMVNKVTQDYLIRPMGIFQLVDYVGVDVVKFIMNVMNPYLKDEDLHSPLLDELMESGVKGGQNSDGSQKDGILKYEKGRVAGVYDPSKKQYVSVSDIQAKCDEKLGKAAESLLPWKAVVGRKDKDEYFKKYFTELKSLKTFGSELACRYANRSKEIGEKLVSDGVALKPEDVNTVLLTGFFHAYGPINNYLN